In the Sulfurivermis fontis genome, AGCCAGGATCAGGCCCTGAAAGGTCGAGACATCCCGCGCCGTCTTCTTCATGACATCCCCGCAAAATCCGTTGGGTACAAAAGCGGCGGATTATAGCGCGCCCCTGTCGGGGCAGTTAAGCACTATTAGGGGCGATGGCGGCGCATTTGCGGTAAAATGCGCCGCCTTATCCCCGCCATACCGAAGGTTTCATGTCACAGATTCAGCGCAAGGCCGTCGCCCTGGTTTCCGGCGGGCTGGACTCCATGCTCGCCGTCCGCGTCATCCAGGAACAGGGCATCCACGTCGAGGGCATCAATTTCTACACCGGTTTCTGTGTGGAAGGGCACACCCATGCCATCCGCAAGAGGGACCAGGGCAAGGACAAGCGCAACAATGCCCTGTGGGTGGCCGAACAGCTCGGGATCAAGCTGCACATCATCGACATCGTCGAGGAGTACAAGGATGTGCTGCTGAATCCCAAACACGGCTACGGCGCCAACATGAATCCGTGCCTGGATTGCAAGATCTTCATGGTGCACAAGGCGCTGGAGTGGGCAGAGCAGCACGGCTTCGACTTCATCATCACCGGCGAGGTGATCGGCCAGCGCCCGATGTCGCAGCGCAAGGACACCCTGCCGGTGGTGGCGCGCGAGTCCGGCGCCCACGATCGCCTGCTGCGCCCGCTGTGCGCGAAGAACCTGCCGCCCACCCTGCCCGAGCGCGAGGGCTGGGTGGAGCGGGAAAAACTGTATGACTTTTCCGGCCGCACCCGCAAGCCGCAGATGGCCCTGGCCGCCAGGCTCGGCTTCAGTGATTACGCCTCCCCCGCCGGGGGTTGCTGCTTCCTTACCGACGAGGCCTATTCGCGCAAGCTGGTGGACCTGTGGCAGGCGCGCGGCAGGCGTGAATATGAAATGGACGACATCATGCTGCTCAAGGTGGGGCGCCACATCCGCCCCGCGCCGCACTACAAGCTGATCGTCGGCCGCGAAGAAGGCGAGAACAATTTCCTCGAAGGCTACCGCAAGCAGTTCGTCCACCTGCGCTGCACCAGTCACACCGGACCGCTGGTGTTGCTGGATGGCGAGGCGAACGAGGACGACCTGTTGCTGGCGGCGCGTATCACCGCGCGCTATTCCAAGGGCCACACCGCCGAACAGGTCACCGTGCAGGTGACCGGTCTGGACGGCGTGAGCCGGGAACTCGCGGTGGCGCCCCTGCCGCCGGACGAACTCAAGCCGGAGTGGCACCTGTAATGGCCAGGTATCAACTCGACGCCCGCCGTCTGTTCTGCCCGATGCCGGTGATCCGCACGCAAAACAAGGTGGCGGAACTGCAACCCGGCGATGTGCTGGAGGTGACCTGCACCGATCCGGGGGCGCTCAACGATATCCCGGCCTGGTGCCGCATCAACGGCCACAGGGTGCTGGGCAGTCGGCGCGAGGGGAACGAAGTAGTCATCGAAGTCGAGGTGGGTGATGGGGCATAGTCACGCGCATACGCCGCTGCCGGCGGGGAACAGGGGCGACGAACGCTATCTGGCGACGCGCCGGGTGACCATCGTCGGTGCGGTGGTGAATCTGCTGCTGTCCATCGGCAAGGTGGTTGTCGGTGTGATCGGCGGGTCTCCTGCCCTGGTGGCGGACGGTATCCACTCCCTGTCGGACCTGCTTACCGACATCTTGGTGATGTGGGCGGCCAAGCACGGCAGCAAGGACGCCGACGAGGACCACCCCTATGGCCATGGCCGCATCGAAACCGTGTCCACCGTAATCCTCGGTCTGGTGCTGCTGCTCGTGGCCGCCGGCATCATCTACGACGCCGCCTCGCGGCTGTTCCACCCCGAGCGCCTGACCCATCCCGGCATGCTGGCCCTGGTCATGGCTGCGATCTCGGTGCTGTCCAAGGAGGCGCTCTATCTGTATACCCTGCGTGTCGCCAAACGCATCCGCTCCAATCTGCTCAAGGCCAACGCCTGGCATCACCGCAGCGACGCCATTTCGTCCATCGTGGTCATCGTCGGCATCGCCGGCACCATGGCCGGTCTGCCCTATCTGGACGCCATCGCAGCGGCGGCGGTGGGCCTGATGATCGCCAGGATCGCCTGGGACCTGGGTTGGCACGCCGTGCACGAGCTGGTGGATACCGCCCTGGAGGCCGAGCGGGTGGAGGCGATCCGCCGGGTGATCCAGTCCGTGGACGGCGTCAATGAACTGCATACCCTGCGCACCCGGCGCATGGGCGCCGATGCCCTGGTGGATGTGCACATCCAGGTCGACCCCCTGCTCAGTGTGTCCGAGGGGCATCACATCAGTGAGCGGGTGCGGCAGAAGGTGATCCGCGAGATCGACGAAGTGCAGGATGTGCTGGTGCACATCGATCCGGAGGATGACGAACAGATCGCCCTGAGCGCCCACCTGCCGTCGCGGCAGGTGCTGCTGGCGAGGCTGCGGGAGTTCTGGCAGGATAGCCCCGCCGCCGCCCGGATCCGCCGCGTGACGCTACACTATCTCGACGGCAAGCTGCGGGTGGAGGTGTACCTGCCGCTGGAGTTGGCCCGCGACGAGGCGGAACGGCAACAGCTGACGGCGACCCTGCAGCAGCCGGTGCGCGACATGCCGGAAATCGAATCGCTGACGGTCCATTACAACTAACGCGCCTGACTGAGCCCGGACGGCGAAGGAGCCCCCGGTAGCCGGGCCTTGGCGGGCGGAGCAGCCAAGGTGTGTCGGCGTAGAGTCATTTGTGGCCAGGGCCTCAACGAGGCCCGTGGGACGCAGGACGTGCCGGGGCCGCGCGAAGCGCATGTTTGTCCTGAATCCGAATGTTGCCAGGGTGACTTGGATGTCCCGTGGCGATGTGATGAGGGTCAGGACACGCTTGAGTTTGGTGCGTTTTGCTATTTATACGCACCACAACGGTGCAATACGGCTCCGTCCGCCACCCGGCGCAAGAATTAACAGCTTTGAAATCATGCAGTTGCTTAATGGCATGGTTCATGCACTTATTTGGACACAAATTTCCGGCCGCTAACCCGGCCAGCCTGTTGAGCGCTAACCTGGAGGCAGTGAGATGTCTGGTGAAAATGTTCTGAACATGATCAAAGAAAAGGGCGCGAAGTTCGTCGACTTCCGCTTCACCGATACCATCGGCAAAGAGCAGCATGTGACCTACCCGGTCAGCAAGATTGACGCTGACACCTTCACCGACGGCGTGATGTTCGACGGCTCCTCCATCTCCGGCTGGAAGCACATCAACGAATCCGACATGATCCTGATGCCGGACGCCTCCACCGCCTACCTGGACCCGTTCGCCGACGAGCCGATGATCAACATCACCTGCAACATCGTCGAACCCTCCACCATGCAGGGTTACGAGCGCGACCCGCGTTCCATCGCCATGCGTGCCGAGGAATACCTGAAGTCCACCGGCATCGCGGATACCGCCTTCTTTGGTCCCGAGCCCGAATTCTTCATTTTCGACGACATCCGTTGGGGCGCCGACATGTCCGGCTGCTTCGTCAAGATCGATTCCGAAGAGGCCGACTGGAACTCCGAGCGCGTCTACCCCAACGGCAACATGGGTCATCGCCCGGGCGTCAAGGGCGGCTACTTCCCGGTTCCCCCGGTCGACTCCCTGCACGACATCCGCGCCGCCATGTGCCTGGCGATGGAAGAGATTGGCCTGAAGGTCGAGGTGCACCACCACGAAGTGGCCACCGCCGGCCAGTGCGAAATCGGTGTTGCCTTCAACACCCTGGTGAAGAAGGCCGACGAAGTGCAGAAGCTGAAGTACGTGGTGCACAACGTGGCCCACGCCTACGGCAAGACCGCCACCTTCATGCCCAAGCCGATGGTGGGTGACAACGGTTCCGGCATGCACGTGCACCAGTCCCTGGCCAAGGGCGGCACCAACCTGTTCTCCGGCAACCTGTACGGCGGCCTGTCCGAGACCGCGCTGTACTACATCGGCGGCATCATCAAGCACGCCCGTGCCCTGAACGCCATCACCAACCCGGGCACCAACAGCTACAAGCGTCTGGTCCCCGGCTTCGAAGCCCCGGTCATGCTGGCCTACTCCGCCCGCAACCGTTCCGCCTCGATCCGCATCCCCTTCGTTGCCAACCCGAAGGCCCGCCGCATCGAGACCCGTTTCCCGGATCCGACCGCCAACCCCTACCTGGCCTTCGCGGCGCTGATGATGGCCGGCCTGGACGGCATCATGAACAAGATCCACCCGGGCGATGCCATGGACAAGGACCTGTATGACCTGCCGCCGGAAGAGGCCAAGGCCATTCCGACCGTGTGTCATGCCCTGGACCAGGCGCTGGACTACCTGGACAAGGACCGCGAGTTCCTGACCCGTGGCGGCGTGTTCACCGACGACGTGATCGATGCCTACATCAAGCTGAAGATGGATGACGTCACGCGCATGCGCATGACCACCCACCCCATCGAGTTCGACATGTACTACAGCCTCTAAATACATACCGTTGTGAGCTCGAATGGAACGCCCCCGCAAGGGGGCGTTCTGTTTTGTGGACGGCTTGCGCGTGCCGTGGGCAAGCCTGCTATAGTTCAGCGCATGATGCGTCGCCTGCCATTACTGCTACTTCTTGTTGCCCTCAGTCTGGGTGTGCATGCCGAGGAAAAGGGCTACAAGATCGTACGCCCGGACGGTAGCATTGAATTCACCGACCAGCCGGCGCCTGGGGCGCAGGAAATCCCCCTGCCCAGGACCCCGGGCTACCAGGCGCCCCCGTCCCGTCCCTTGACGCCCCCTGTCGCCCCTGTCGCCCCCAAAGGGCCGCCATACAGCCAGTTGGCCATCACCGCCCCCGTGCCGGAACAGACGCTTCAGGACGGTGAAACCAGTGTGACGGTTCACATCGCGCTGGAACCGGGACTGAAGCTGGGGCACCGCATGGTGGTGCTGCTCGACGGCGAGGTGGTAAGCGAGGGGGCCGGCAACAGCGTTGTCCTCAGTGATCTCGAGCGAGGGGCGCATACGGTCGTCGCCGAGGTGCGTGATGGCGCCGGCAATGTGGTCCAAACCGCGGCTCCCGTCACTTTCCATGTCCGACAGTATTCCAAGTTCTTCCAGCCGCAACCGCAGAATGGTGCGCCCTCGGCCGTGGGGCCGGCACCGATGATGCCCAAAGCACCGCGCGCACCCTGAAGCCAGCCCCGTTTTCATCAGCACGGGCAAACGCACCAAATTGGTGCGTTTGCCCGTG is a window encoding:
- a CDS encoding tRNA (5-methylaminomethyl-2-thiouridylate)-methyltransferase; the protein is MSQIQRKAVALVSGGLDSMLAVRVIQEQGIHVEGINFYTGFCVEGHTHAIRKRDQGKDKRNNALWVAEQLGIKLHIIDIVEEYKDVLLNPKHGYGANMNPCLDCKIFMVHKALEWAEQHGFDFIITGEVIGQRPMSQRKDTLPVVARESGAHDRLLRPLCAKNLPPTLPEREGWVEREKLYDFSGRTRKPQMALAARLGFSDYASPAGGCCFLTDEAYSRKLVDLWQARGRREYEMDDIMLLKVGRHIRPAPHYKLIVGREEGENNFLEGYRKQFVHLRCTSHTGPLVLLDGEANEDDLLLAARITARYSKGHTAEQVTVQVTGLDGVSRELAVAPLPPDELKPEWHL
- a CDS encoding sulfurtransferase TusA family protein; this translates as MARYQLDARRLFCPMPVIRTQNKVAELQPGDVLEVTCTDPGALNDIPAWCRINGHRVLGSRREGNEVVIEVEVGDGA
- a CDS encoding cation diffusion facilitator family transporter, which gives rise to MGHSHAHTPLPAGNRGDERYLATRRVTIVGAVVNLLLSIGKVVVGVIGGSPALVADGIHSLSDLLTDILVMWAAKHGSKDADEDHPYGHGRIETVSTVILGLVLLLVAAGIIYDAASRLFHPERLTHPGMLALVMAAISVLSKEALYLYTLRVAKRIRSNLLKANAWHHRSDAISSIVVIVGIAGTMAGLPYLDAIAAAAVGLMIARIAWDLGWHAVHELVDTALEAERVEAIRRVIQSVDGVNELHTLRTRRMGADALVDVHIQVDPLLSVSEGHHISERVRQKVIREIDEVQDVLVHIDPEDDEQIALSAHLPSRQVLLARLREFWQDSPAAARIRRVTLHYLDGKLRVEVYLPLELARDEAERQQLTATLQQPVRDMPEIESLTVHYN
- the glnA gene encoding glutamate--ammonia ligase codes for the protein MSGENVLNMIKEKGAKFVDFRFTDTIGKEQHVTYPVSKIDADTFTDGVMFDGSSISGWKHINESDMILMPDASTAYLDPFADEPMINITCNIVEPSTMQGYERDPRSIAMRAEEYLKSTGIADTAFFGPEPEFFIFDDIRWGADMSGCFVKIDSEEADWNSERVYPNGNMGHRPGVKGGYFPVPPVDSLHDIRAAMCLAMEEIGLKVEVHHHEVATAGQCEIGVAFNTLVKKADEVQKLKYVVHNVAHAYGKTATFMPKPMVGDNGSGMHVHQSLAKGGTNLFSGNLYGGLSETALYYIGGIIKHARALNAITNPGTNSYKRLVPGFEAPVMLAYSARNRSASIRIPFVANPKARRIETRFPDPTANPYLAFAALMMAGLDGIMNKIHPGDAMDKDLYDLPPEEAKAIPTVCHALDQALDYLDKDREFLTRGGVFTDDVIDAYIKLKMDDVTRMRMTTHPIEFDMYYSL